CACCGCTATCACCACCCGAACCACTGcaaccaccaacaacaaccagTACACCACAGCAACACCATCAGCATAATCGCGCTGTTGACGAAATCATCGAGTTGCCTGTAGATACCGTTGATGCAGCCACCTCTAGGTAACAAATCAACATAACATAAGGAACATCTTATTTTGCTAAGTGTAATTGTCTTGGATCACGTCCACAAGAAACCCTCACTGCacagtttcattttttagttatttttttaatttattcaatcATTGGCTAGatatttaaaacattaaagtATTCGAACTCTTTTTCGAATTCAAAATATGTCCTTATTTCATATTCAAACTTTTCCACTTTCACATTTATTTTCTCAAAGTCGGAAATCTTTTTATTGGTccaaacttaaattaaatatttttatgtacatgccaagaaacaacaaatatctgaatgaacaaaaacaaatccttactaatttctttttcttacatttacatttttcTGCGTGCATTACGATCATCcgaataaatttttgttttgttagaAAACAATCGATCAATTCATCGCCGCCAGCCAAGGGGTAAGTAAATCGAACCATTCTACAATGTACAATTTAAGACTAAACCGCGATCAGATCCAAATCTGCAACTAACCACACGAGACTCAGACCCATCCAGGGGCCGACTCTCAACTACAATCTGATAATACTTGAGCAATTTTCTCTCTATATACTACAATATATGTCCTGCATAAGTTGACACCTACTTTCCATTTCACTCCATTCCATTCCTACCGCCATCCACCATCCATGCGCTGCCCAATAATCGCATACGAATCGTATATATAGCACGATGTTCAGTCGAAAATCGGACAGTGGTCTGCCCGAGATCCGTGTTAAAGCGCCCTCTGTCGACCGCGGAGCGCACTATTACTATAATCATCAcagtggcggtggcggcggctcGGGATCATTGAGCAAGCACTGGTCCTACGAGCAGGTGGACAGGTACTGGCCCCGCCCCTAACTAAGCCTAACGCCCCACCCACTATCCTTTAGCCCTAAATGTCCATTAATGTGTTGGTGTCGTTCGGTTTGTGTTCGTAACGCTCTCTAACCTTTCAGATGGTTTGATTTAAAGAAGGGAGTTTCATGAAGAACTTGATGAAAGTTTCAAAGATTTATTTGCACTCTTCATAGAAGATTCCCTTCTCTAAATCCATCCATCCAAAATCTGTCTATCTATGTATCTTTCAAGCTCAGTCTCATCTTCATCATCATGGTTCAGAATCTTTATTCTAACATCTATCATGACTCTGTATCTTCCCTCTGTTTTCTTTGGTAACTTAAACTGCATCTgtttctgtatctgtatctgtatccgtatctgtatctctgcCTCTCCACAAAAGTTGTATTCGCTGCTATGATTTAAACCTATCGCTATGCGTTCTTTGCTAGTATGTACCGGTGTTTGGCTTCGATTAATCCTAGTTTAAATCtagttttatttgatttatttttgttcaaCCACCGAGTTCTCCACACCGATGCACTGGCATGTAGTCTGTGGAGCATGCAGCGCACACATTCCTTAAAAGAGCAAAAAACAGCACCCGCATGTCAAGTTGTTAGATTCCAGGAACCATCTTGAAGAGCTCCATGTACTAACTAGTTTTCTCGGTGAACTTTCAGCGCGGGTGAGTTCAATCTGGAGGAGGAAAACTTTGCCCAGCGGGATCATCACATCATCGTGGAGGTGTTAATCTCCTCCTGGTACGCTCTGTTGGCCAACACGGATCTTATCTGCTACATTGTGGTTTTCATCAATCAGGTAAGAGTACTTTGGACATGAAGGTCCTATTTTTAATCATGATCCTCCCTTTCAGGTCGTTAATGCCAGTCTCATTTCGCTGCCCCTGCCTCTAATGGTCTTTTTATGGGGCACCTTGTCCCTGCCGCGGCCCACGAAAACCTTCTGGGTCACCCTGATCGCCTACACCCAGGCCATTGTGCTGGTCAAGTGCGTCTTCCAGTTCAAGCTCATCTGGTCCAACTACCAACGGCTGCCCAACAAGCCCCTATCTACGGCCAAGATCTTTGGCGTGGAGGAGAAGGCGCACTATGCGATCTACGACTTGATACTACTGTTGGTACTTTTCCTGCATCGGTACCTCCTGAAATCTCAGGGTCTGTGGAAGTCCGGCTACAAGGATACCGATAACCAGTTTACCAAACCCACCGCCAGCATGTAAGTCGACAAACCATTTTAGTAGACTTATTTTTATGAACCTTTATTTTCAGTGATGATCGCGAGGACAGTGATAATCTCTCGCAACCCGACTCCCGCCAGTTGAACGAAGAAGCGGCACAGAAGATGAGCCTCCAAGTTAGCCAGGCTTCCCTGCCAGGTTCGCCGGAGTACAGCAAGACGGGAATTAATCCTTTAGAGTACGATTTCGTAAAATAGCTTTGAAAATCCTATTACGTAACTATATCTTTAAATTACAGACGCACGAAGTACACTTCATCGTTGCACAAGTTCTTCTTCAATCTGGTTCACAAATCTCGTCTAGCCACGGATGTATATGCTCTGATGTTCCTCTGCGATTTTGTGAACTTCTTCGTACTGCTGTTCGGCTTCACCGCTTTTGGAGTAAGGAATCTTAATTTAAAGGTGTCTATACCCAACTAAAAGTTGTATTTTCTTTCCAGACCCAACAAACCGAAAGCGATGAAGGTGTCCAAACGTATTTGGCTGAGAACAAGGTGCCCATACCCTTCCTGATCATGTTGCTGGTCCAGTTCTTGCTGATTGTCATCGATAGAGCCCTCTACTTGCGGAAAGCCCTCGTCAACAAGATCATCTTCCACTTCTTTTCGGTTATTGGAATACATATCTGGATGTTCTTTGTGGTGCCCGCTGTTACGGAAAGATCTTTCAACTCATTGGCTCCACCGATAATCTTCTATGTCATCAAATGCTTCTACATGCTCCTCAGCTCGTATCAAATCAAGTCCGGCTACCCCAAGCGCATTCTGGGCAACTTCTTCACGAAGGGCTTCTCGATGGTCAACATGATTGCCTTCAAGGTGTACATGCAGATACCATTCCTCTACGAGCTGCGAACTATCCTGGATTGGGTGTGCATAGACAGCACAATGACCATCTTCGATTGGCTGAAAATGGAAGACATCTTCTCGAATATCTATCTCATCCGGTGCACCAGGCAGTCGGAGACGGATTTCCCGGCTATGCGCGCTCAGAAGAAGGCTTCTCTTTCGAAGCTGCTGATGGGCGGTACGGTTGTTCTGCTGATTGTGATTTGCATCTGGGGACCACTCTGTCTCTTTGCCCTGGGCAATGCCGTGGGCACGTCGAATGTGCCGTATCATGTGTCATTATCGATTCGTATAGGCCCGTATGACCCCATCTATACCACCAACAATTATGACAGCATCTTTGAGATAAACCAAACAATGTACTCTGAAATGACGAATGCTTATATTTCGGACAAACAGGCAGTGACCTTTATAACAGGATACGATCCAACGGATGTGGCAGCAGTGAAGCTGGCGGGTAATTCGCCATCCCTATGGAATATAGCTCCGCCGGACAGGCAAAGGTTGCTAAATGATTTGAGAAACAGTAAGATCTGCTTAATCTTTCCATTAGAGTGTTTAAATAACCTGTTTTCTTATTGCAGATCATACTTTAAAGGCGCGTTTCTCGTACTCCCTCACTCGCAAAGCTCCTGCCAAGGGGTTGAAGGAAAATGTGGGTGATGAGCATGCCATTTCCTTGGATGAATCTTTCGAGGGACGTGCCGCACTTATAAGAATGCTAAGCGAGACCCACGAACTGGATCAAGCCCCAATCGTAGATATTTCTGCAAATGGAACTAACTCAACAAATGGAACAAACCCACAACCCGATGTGAAAGTATTGTCGCCTGCCGAAGACATCGTGGTGATACCTGGAATGATACCCAAGTTCATCAAGGTTCTAAACTCGGGCGACGCGGCAGTGGTCAGTGTACTGAACAAAAAGAACAATGACTACCGCCCGCTGGTCATCAAAATGCATCGCGACAACGAGACCAACGGGCTGTGGTGGGAGATTCGGGACTATTGCGAAGATGCCTTCTACACCGAAACCCTGTCCAAGTTCGCTTACAGCAATTGCACATCGGGCATCGTGATGTACACATTCAACGACAAGAAGTTCCCATCGACATTCAGTTTTCTCACAGCCGGCGGGTTAgtgtttgaatatttttaatctatcGAAATTTCATGTAAAATGTCTGTTTCTGCAGCATCATTGGATTGTACACCACCTTTGTGTTATTGGCCTCGCGCTTCATGAAGTCGTTCATCGGCGGGCAGAACCGAAAGATCATGTTCGAGGATCTGCCCTATGTGGATCGCGTGCTGCAACTGTGTCTGGATATCTATCTTGTACGGGAGGCTCTGGAGTTTGCGCTGGAGGAGGACCTGTTTGCCAAATTACTCTTCCTGTACCGCTCGCCAGAGACGCTGATCAAGTGGACCCGCCCCAAGGAGGAGTACGTGGACGATGACGGCGACACGGACTCGATTCCCAGTCGAATGAGTGTGCGCCGGCCggagcaactgcagcagccaCAATAACATAGGTCTAACCCAAACGCTTAAGTAATCTAGAGTTTTTTACGTATTTAGTACGTATTGCGTTATCGTAGGTTTCATAGtctttttaaacatttttataaacgGAAAGTCACACAAATCCAAACACAAAGTAACACATCGCCCATTTACACAGTTTACAGTcgttcgattttttgtcaagaGTACTGCCCGTCTGTGAAACTGTAGAAGTCGAAAATTATTGTATACACCAACTATTTTGCATATATTGAacctatatatgtatgtaatttGTGTACCTAGTTTGTAAGCCAATGTATTTAGACTTTAAGTAAGCAAAGTGTTGCTGTTTGTTAGTGTAAAAACGAATGATTACTAGTGAATTGCAATTCTGCCTAGGCAGAGCaaaacttatttattaaagtTAATCCTAAATAGGTGTAAAAAAGGAAGATCAAGTTGGAGATACTAactatattaataataataatgatgaaAACTCATTTTCAGGGAATTTAGCATTTTACAGAAACCGTAAATTTAAACGAATAACCTAATACGAAGCATCCGAGTTAAGTAAGTAGGTAAACTAATGGATAGATAATgaatgttttatatttttacgaatcaatAATATCATGTGTGTAATATTAACTGATATGGCTTCGAATCGCGTACATTTATCCAAGCTGCAATATGCCTCAGTGTGCCCTTTATAGAACGGATTAAAGATATTATGTAAAGATATGTTAATACTGTTTGTTATAGACCTAGATCGGATGGAAAAATATCGAAAGCGAATATGTTGCATATACTATATACAGCGTTGACATTATTTTAGGCATATCATATAGCATATTTTTGTATCGAATGCAAATATCATTTGCTTGAGCGACCATTTCatatcaaaatttaaatgtagGATCTATTTAATGCTTCAGAGCGTAGGCTTCAAATCGAAATTGATCATAACAATTATATCTCCAATAGGCAATCTCTTACACGTTACATCGCGCTAACTAAATCTTTATGTgctattttatatacatataaaaaaaaataattaaaatcgatttatataaaaatcacaataaacaatttttgtacCAAGAAATGAACAACTTAAATCGTACATATAGAAAGTGCATCTATTTTTTAGTGTTTAATTTTCCATCATAAGCTTAACTGGAATACTTACGAACTAAAATAAAGAATCGAAATCTATTgtactaaaataaaaacaaatggcTTACACAATCTccttttatatattcttgagaattgaatttttattaaacttatAAAAAAGATAAAACTTTACAAATATTGGAGTAAAATCCCCTAGGGAATTCGAGTGGAACAATTCCGATAGTGGGTAAATCGGATCTCACTCTCTCCACTGCTGGCACTCTCGCTGCTCTGTTGGCGAACAAACTTTACGGCAGGATACACCTCCTCCCACTCGGATTCGCTGCGACTAAGGACGCCACGCCGTCGAGGTGTCGTGAAGGAGCTCTCCTGATCCTTTTGTGCCGCCGGCATGGGATTGTTCAGCATTTGCGTAACACTCTTCGATAGGCGAATCGACTGGATACGGTTGTAGCCACTGCCCGTTGGCTTGTAGCGTTCCAGTTTCGAGGTGAACCGCGATATTTCATTGCTCATCCACTCGGGGGCGCGCATGTTGGCCAAGTAAACCGAGTGTCGTCTCGGCCAAGTGCTTTTATAGCCAACCTTGCTTGGAGGGTGACATAAGTTGTGGGGCAATCGATATGGCTTGGAGGCAAGGCTGAAACCTCAGTTTCTTGGCTTTCTCAGTTTCCACCCCTCTGTGCTATTGACCTATTAACTAATCAAACACTCGGCCCATGCAACACCTTCGATTATTGCAACAAAATATACATAACATTTAATTAAGAACTAGGCGAACGGGCGAGAGGGGGACACAAGTTAAATAAGAATAACAGAATAAAATTGCCACAAAATTCGAGCTAGTGGTGGGTCAGATATGCAAACTGTGCTATCTACATTAGCATAGTTTATGTTTAAGGAGCCGCCACAGCTTATGACACCTTGCAGTTGTCGTCGTGCAGATGGTCGCCATCGAGCTGGACATCCTCCTCGGAGGTTGAGAAAACGCCGCCCTGTAGGACCTTGTTGACGGCGGCGCGAGCCAAGTAACCGGTGGTCTCCGAGTACGGTAGTGAGTAGAAGGCCTTGAGATCCTCGGTCTGAGACTGCTGTGGCTGCGGCTGGATATTGTTATCCTTGCAGTACATGGAAAAGGCCTCGGCCAAGATGCCATCCAAATCCAGGACTTGTTTGAAGTGTAGTTCAGGATTGCTTTTTGAAACAGGAATCAATCAATAAACGAATGAGAAACTATATAAGGATTTTCCATACCGATTGAGAATGGTAGCCACAATGCACAATAGCTCCACAGTTATCTGGCGCCTCTCCGGCCGGTCTATGCAAATAAGAGTCTCTTCGACCAACAGATTAAAGGTCAATTCTCCGCGACTCATGTTTGTCAGAGTCGGTGTGGCTGGTAGATGATGACCCTGTGTCAAAATACCTTGAGGAGTGCGCTGAAGGATTTCCCAGATTTTGTTATAGAAATGTTTTGGCACGCGGCACAAACAGCCCTCCAGTTGGCGACGCTGCAAGGTAGTGAGCCTAAAAAgcacaaattatttattaaaaagaacTTCATAAGTCTACTAATGCCACAACTCACTTTTCTTCCGTAGCCCACTCGCTGACGGTTAAAACTTTCTGCAACAAAATACGAACTTGGAAGGGCGACAGATTGTCAACATCTATGCTCTGCTGTCCAGAGATTTGAAGGTATATTCTCATAGCCTCTAGTACCCAGCCAATGCGGATTTTAAGTATTCCCCTGAACATAGACGGATTGGTGGCTATTAAACGACCACAGTACAGGACCACCTCCTGTTGCAACACCGCCTGGATGACGTCGTACGGCTGAACGCTGGTGTACATCACGTTCTGGATCTCCGCTGGTGTCATGGGCTTGTCGAATACCGTCTCCTTTTGGCCAATGATGCCCACAGTCAGTTCTTTGCCGTTTACCAGCACAGTGGTGATGAAAGGGCTGATGGAATCCACAATGTGGTGGAGAAGAGAGGAGCAATATCTCACGGCACGCCAGTAGCGCAAGGATCCGGCTCGATGGTAAAGCTGCGTAAGAGCCGTGTTCACATTCAAGCCATTCACCTCGAAATGGGGACCTTCGCGGTTCAACAGAATACCCCAGAGTTGGCACAGGCAGTAAATGGAGTCCGTATTGCGAAGAGCgttgatgatgtcaggagtTGGTTTCTTGTCAAAGTGCTGCTGGAATTTGGAAACAGATAATGTGGTAGATATTCAACTATAAGTTTTCAGTTTATTTACCGCCACGGAGACCTTCTCTTCCACGTATGTCAAAGCCTTGGGCACATCTGTCAGGGATTGGTAGCCAATATACTCGTGGTTTATCTGCGAGAATGCATTCTCATTGTCCGTCAAATCGCTCTGGTTCATAAAGTCCAGATGCTCTATACACGAGCTGCTAATCAAGTTCTGCAGTCTACCGATGCGCACCTTCATGCCATCGCAATAGCCCTTCTTGAGCATGGCCAGCAGATCCAGCATCTCCTTGAACTGCGGATCACGCATGTGCTCCTCCCGGATGAGCAGGCAGACAGTGGGCCTGCCGGACAGCCGCCAGTATTTGCCGACGAACTGCAGCTCCGTCTTGATATCGTCAATAAGGAGGGCCATGTCTCGATATAAATAAAAGTCGGACACCTCGAAGATTAGAGGATAGCAAAGAACTGTCATTCCGCAGATGCGATACACCTTGCTGGTGCCCAAGGAACCGACGGGTCGGGAGGGACGTCCAGAAAGACCAACCTTGTTGTTGACGCCCAAGTGTTGATAGACTTTAATAAGCTCCGTGGAGCTCCAGATTTGTACAGGTTCCACCTGGACAATATAAGGattataaaaaaggaaaaaaatactaaGACATTAGCTTACCTCATGGGGCGTTTGGGTTTGAATGCCATAGGTGGCCATCATGGCCTGCAGTCGCATGGACTCTGCAATCAGGACGATCTGTACTACAAGATCTGTGGCTGTGCCCTGTAAGGATCACCCAGAAATTATTAGAAATTGAATAATTCCTTTAATGGCGGGATTAAACATGTTAGGATGCATGAGGCCAATTCAAGATTCTTGGATTTTAATCACGTGACAAGAAAATTTTCACTAGCCAAATgccaaaatgcaaaaacacacaaaaggAGCTGGGGAAGGGATCGGAATCGGGATTCTAGCAGATGGGTAATACAGTGGGAGGAGTGGGGATACATAAGTTAAAGGTATTTAAGATTTTAGCATGCCAAACATGGATTAGATGGGACACATAAACAATGCCCATAAcgaatttggaaaaaattacaaatgaatttggaaaatatttaataggaTTACTTCAAGATCTTTAAGAGTTAAAAATAGTGACAAGGTGCAATTATCATGGCTCTCTTTTTGAGACATATTCAAGGTTTATAATCTATGCCAATTGTTGTTCCTAAAGAATACGATAGGCCCGTCCCAGGCCCAAGTTGTAACCACAAATTACCTTCTTGTGATCCAAAATAAGAGGAATGCGTGGTTTCTTTGGTTATTATTGGAGAAACACATATGGATATTGTTTTTAGCAATGACGGTTAATAAGTGGTAGTTCATTTTTAAGGACTCAAGCAAAGCTGCTGTCATATTGGCATTTTGTTTTCAAGCAgtcccccaaaaaaataaaaaaaaatgtaggaACGATAGTGGTTTTTATTGAAAGCCAATTAAATCATTCAGTGTTAACACTTTTAGAGTGACATTAGGCCAAATTGAGCGGCATCGTTCTTTCAGGGTTAAGTACAACAAGTTAGCAACTGCAAACTACTAAAGAAACCCAAACTTCTGGTGATAAATTACTTACAGTGCCCGGTTTAGCCTATAGAGCGTGTGTGTATAGGttgatgttttattttattttattttttaaacaaaatatgcGGTATATATTGATAGGTATATAGAGAGTGGAAAGAAACCGAAAAGAGTAAAGAGAAAACTTTTGATTTAGATAccgaaaaaaatttgaattactATATACAATTAAAACAGACATACAGAAATTATAAGTTCTATGTATAAAGTaagcaaataattatttaaataatgtGTTGTGTGTTTTGATCGTTCAGTGTGTCATAATCATGTCTTTTCGATCAGTGTGTCTGGCTGAACtctaaaaagccacaaaaaataaataaatctagGTGATCTTTAGTGCGACAGTGTCTTTGATCTAAAAagcataatttaattttgtacacataggtataaatatttttaggtcTACATAATTTTGAATTTCGAATATCAATTATATTGATTGCATAGCAGAACATCTACTTACTTTGTGTTTTTCGTCAATAGCTTTGCCCTGTTATTACGAAACCAATTAATATGTATACAATTTTGGGGATTTTATGGACAGTTTGATTTTGTTTCGAttgttttttgtataaagATGGGTGTAGGTAGCGGTAGTATGTGGTAGTGGTTTGTAGTTGGTAGTAGAAGATGAACAGAATGTAGATAGAATTAAATATCGGAGCCAATTATTCACTTAACCCATACAATTTACTAAGGAAACAAAACACTTATGTGTAATAGGAGATTCCAATTAGGAGCGAACGCAGACACACACGGCAGACACACAAAACTCAtcagcggcagcggcggcggtggcagcAGCGGAGACCCCCAATTGAGCAAATCGGAAATCCCATAAACCCTACGCTTTGAAATGGATAACCAATGAACATCAAGACACTTCGTAATTCGAAATTACTTGAAAATTATATGCAAAGTTTTGGAATTCAAACCATAAATctcagtttttaaaataaaataaataaacttattcaTTTTGGTTCAATGAAAACTTtgcatattttacaatttaaatgATCATTTCATAGCGCAATACCCCACCTAGTTTCTGATTCCAACTTACCTGAAAAGCAGAGTAGCGACCTGCCCGTCTAGGACGATTGTAGCTTGGCAAATATCTACGAATCGGATCCAATTCGTTGATATGGAGTAGCTGTGCAGTCAGCAGCTGTGCAATAATGAAGAACGACTGACCCCAGAGGAACAGAGATTGCGAGGGAGCACGCATATAGGAACCATCTCCATCGGGAGCATAATACATAGTCACAACGGGATCTCCATTGGCATCAGTGCGCAGGCAGCGGCGCAGATCGTTTTGAAACTCTTCGATCTGCTCGTGGTTGTTCTTGAAAACTCCATCGATAATCATGGCTATGAAAAACAATGGCCATTCGCATTCGAGGCCCTCGAACTCTTTCAATTCCCCAGAGTGATAGTAACGGCGGGTTTTATCTTCATTTTTGCTGAGGAAACCATCCCGTGTGAAGCGTTTGAAGCCCATCTTGCTGCGCAAACGGTTTACCACGTTCTGTTTGGTCTGCTCCACCAAGCGATCCTCGTGCGAGGCAAAAGCTGGGAACGAGAGGGTCAGCAGTAAAGAGGCATCAACAccctgaaaaaaaaagatataagtAAATAGAAAAACAGCTAATAATTCAAAAGAAACCTTTGAGCTCGACTCCCTTGGCAGCATAGTTTCGAAAATACTACGATTGCGGTTGTGGGCATCAATATCTACGTACACCACGCTCCAGGATGCCCCCTTCTCCCCAAACAAGTTGCAGCCATTGATGGCCTCCAAAGCAGACTTGGCCATGCCAATGGAAGAGGCATGGATCTCGGGAGTTCCATTATTGTACTTGGAGCCCCGCTCCCACATTCCAAAGTCGGGCGTGCGATAGGCACGCTCCACATAGTACACGAGATTCTGAACAAAGGCCACCTCGTCGTGGGTGTAGATGATCTGCAGGCCGGAGGTTATCATCTGGACGAGGAACAGCAGATACAGCGACACCTAAAGAGGATTAATCATTAATTTAGACTATAAACTTTTCATTGGAAGGCATCTTCGACTCACGCAATCGATCTGTAAATGATTGTAGAACTCATCCGGGTAGATCTTCTCGCCTGTGTGCAGCTGGAACTTGCTGTGCAGAGCATGCTGGTTAGACTGACGCTGCTTGAATAGCTCCACACGGGAAGCCTGCTTCACCCAGCACTCAAGGATGCCGCGCATGCATTTTACCGTGCTCTGGCCCAGCTCGTAGGACTTGCCACGATCGTCATCGATGCGTCTGTAGGCCTGGTACAAGCTCCACACTGCGGCCGCACAGTAGACACTGTCTCGCACGGATCCCACAACCTGGTCGGTGCTCATCACCGGAAACAATCCTGTGATGGGGCTCTGGTACCGCAGCAGTTGTCGTTTGACTAAGGGTGAAAGTGTTAAAATTGCCGGTTATCTCTCGTTTATTGAACAGCTATGCAAATAAACAAACGAATCTGTTTACAATTAACCTGGGGCGTCAACAGTTTGCGCGGTGCAGGGGGGAATATATTAATAAACGCCGCATTGGCGTATCGCTCGCAATAAATGCCCCAATTGAGGGTTCCAAggttatataaattaaagtcTCCGCTTCTTACCGAGGCCATAGTAAATGTCCAACTGCTTGACGGTGTCTTCATAATTGGAGGTCTTCAAAAACTGGTCCAAGTTGATGTCTTCCAGGCTGTTGTGGCGTCCATCCGGAGCCCCAGTACTCCCTCCAGGAGTTGTGACCGAGAGACCGAGTCTAGTAAACGGAAAATTAGTCGTATAGTTGAAGATAAGTAAATAATTTCAGTAGTAATTACGATTTCGGCACATTACGCATCGCGTATTTTTTGCGCTTTTTTCGTACGCTGAGAAAATTGTATCAAAGTCAAGAAAAAGTCAAATATCTGCAACAGCTGTTTGCTGATAGTAGCTTTTCGCGATTGGACTATTCGATTAATCGATTAGTTGGCGTGCATTTgcagaaaatttgaaaaatagtAATTACTTTA
This region of Drosophila bipectinata strain 14024-0381.07 chromosome 2L, DbipHiC1v2, whole genome shotgun sequence genomic DNA includes:
- the LOC108127296 gene encoding probable phosphorylase b kinase regulatory subunit beta isoform X4 — protein: MRNVPKSLGLSVTTPGGSTGAPDGRHNSLEDINLDQFLKTSNYEDTVKQLDIYYGLVKRQLLRYQSPITGLFPVMSTDQVVGSVRDSVYCAAAVWSLYQAYRRIDDDRGKSYELGQSTVKCMRGILECWVKQASRVELFKQRQSNQHALHSKFQLHTGEKIYPDEFYNHLQIDCVSLYLLFLVQMITSGLQIIYTHDEVAFVQNLVYYVERAYRTPDFGMWERGSKYNNGTPEIHASSIGMAKSALEAINGCNLFGEKGASWSVVYVDIDAHNRNRSIFETMLPRESSSKGVDASLLLTLSFPAFASHEDRLVEQTKQNVVNRLRSKMGFKRFTRDGFLSKNEDKTRRYYHSGELKEFEGLECEWPLFFIAMIIDGVFKNNHEQIEEFQNDLRRCLRTDANGDPVVTMYYAPDGDGSYMRAPSQSLFLWGQSFFIIAQLLTAQLLHINELDPIRRYLPSYNRPRRAGRYSAFQAKPGTGTATDLVVQIVLIAESMRLQAMMATYGIQTQTPHEVEPVQIWSSTELIKVYQHLGVNNKVGLSGRPSRPVGSLGTSKVYRICGMTVLCYPLIFEVSDFYLYRDMALLIDDIKTELQFVGKYWRLSGRPTVCLLIREEHMRDPQFKEMLDLLAMLKKGYCDGMKVRIGRLQNLISSSCIEHLDFMNQSDLTDNENAFSQINHEYIGYQSLTDVPKALTYVEEKVSVAHFDKKPTPDIINALRNTDSIYCLCQLWGILLNREGPHFEVNGLNVNTALTQLYHRAGSLRYWRAVRYCSSLLHHIVDSISPFITTVLVNGKELTVGIIGQKETVFDKPMTPAEIQNVMYTSVQPYDVIQAVLQQEVVLYCGRLIATNPSMFRGILKIRIGWVLEAMRIYLQISGQQSIDVDNLSPFQVRILLQKVLTVSEWATEEKLTTLQRRQLEGCLCRVPKHFYNKIWEILQRTPQGILTQGHHLPATPTLTNMSRGELTFNLLVEETLICIDRPERRQITVELLCIVATILNRNPELHFKQVLDLDGILAEAFSMYCKDNNIQPQPQQSQTEDLKAFYSLPYSETTGYLARAAVNKVLQGGVFSTSEEDVQLDGDHLHDDNCKVS
- the LOC108127296 gene encoding probable phosphorylase b kinase regulatory subunit beta isoform X6, coding for MRNVPKSLGLSVTTPGGSTGAPDGRHNSLEDINLDQFLKTSNYEDTVKQLDIYYGLVKRQLLRYQSPITGLFPVMSTDQVVGSVRDSVYCAAAVWSLYQAYRRIDDDRGKSYELGQSTVKCMRGILECWVKQASRVELFKQRQSNQHALHSKFQLHTGEKIYPDEFYNHLQIDCVSLYLLFLVQMITSGLQIIYTHDEVAFVQNLVYYVERAYRTPDFGMWERGSKYNNGTPEIHASSIGMAKSALEAINGCNLFGEKGASWSVVYVDIDAHNRNRSIFETMLPRESSSKGVDASLLLTLSFPAFASHEDRLVEQTKQNVVNRLRSKMGFKRFTRDGFLSKNEDKTRRYYHSGELKEFEGLECEWPLFFIAMIIDGVFKNNHEQIEEFQNDLRRCLRTDANGDPVVTMYYAPDGDGSYMRAPSQSLFLWGQSFFIIAQLLTAQLLHINELDPIRRYLPSYNRPRRAGRYSAFQGTATDLVVQIVLIAESMRLQAMMATYGIQTQTPHEVEPVQIWSSTELIKVYQHLGVNNKVGLSGRPSRPVGSLGTSKVYRICGMTVLCYPLIFEVSDFYLYRDMALLIDDIKTELQFVGKYWRLSGRPTVCLLIREEHMRDPQFKEMLDLLAMLKKGYCDGMKVRIGRLQNLISSSCIEHLDFMNQSDLTDNENAFSQINHEYIGYQSLTDVPKALTYVEEKVSVAHFDKKPTPDIINALRNTDSIYCLCQLWGILLNREGPHFEVNGLNVNTALTQLYHRAGSLRYWRAVRYCSSLLHHIVDSISPFITTVLVNGKELTVGIIGQKETVFDKPMTPAEIQNVMYTSVQPYDVIQAVLQQEVVLYCGRLIATNPSMFRGILKIRIGWVLEAMRIYLQISGQQSIDVDNLSPFQVRILLQKVLTVSEWATEEKLTTLQRRQLEGCLCRVPKHFYNKIWEILQRTPQGILTQGHHLPATPTLTNMSRGELTFNLLVEETLICIDRPERRQITVELLCIVATILNRNPELHFKQVLDLDGILAEAFSMYCKDNNIQPQPQQSQTEDLKAFYSLPYSETTGYLARAAVNKVLQGGVFSTSEEDVQLDGDHLHDDNCKVS